CAATTAGGGAGATGGAAAGAGGAAGgagcaaggaaaggaagaagaagaaagggagcACATGCATATGCAGTTCACCGCCTCAGCCACTGACCGCGTTGCTGCCAGGTGCCAGCACGACGcatttcttcttctcctccgtcCGAGTCTGACTCCCCCCTTCCACACGCTTTGGTTCTCCTTTCCATGGCCCTCCCCATCCCCCCCGCCTCTTGTCCTCTGGGGATCAAAAGGGTCCGCCATTCAATTCCCCAATCAAGGAAAGCTTGGGAGGAAAACGAAAGGAAGAAAGCAGGAGCACCAATTCTTGCAGCAAATTGAACACAGCCTCTGCAAATCAACTTTTAATTATTACCGCTGTCCGAAAGAATTACTGCAAATTTTGATCGTTCCCACCACCGGTATCTATCACCTCAATTTTTCTGCAGCTATGGCTCTGCTGATTCCTACTATCTAGAAATTCATTTACAAATGGGTAGAAAGAGCTAGTAGTAAAGAATTGATCGATCCTTGCCAGCCTATACATGAGGGTAATTCAGTCAATCAGAACTCAGAAGGAACCCAAGAAACTGAACCCAGCTGATGTTCCTGAATCTTGATCCATCCCACTTCATGGATTTGAGCTCAGAAGGCTAGAACTACTGGCTAGACACGGCGGGCATGGCGGTCGTCAGGTCAGAAGAACCAGAACTTGGACTTGGAGTTGCAGCTGAAGTGGAGCGCGGTGCCGTTGGGCCAGAAGAACCGGAGCTCGCAGGCCAGCCGCGTCCAGTGGTGGACGCCGACGAGCCCCGCGATCTTCCACGCCGTCCTGGCCTCCCCGTCCACCCCGAACGGCACCACGCCGTCCCGGAGCGCGGCTTCCATGGCGGCGCTGCGGGTGGCGTCGAGCGGCGCGccctgcgcgcgcgccacgtAGGCCAGCGGCAGGGTGCCCCTGGGCGGCAGCCCGAACGGGTCCGCGCGGAGCTTGGCGAGGACCCCGCCGCCGAACGCCAGCCGGAGCTCCAGGCGCGAGAACGACGCGGCGGAGCGCGCGTTGGCGTTGCGGGCCTCCACGAGGAGCGAGAGCTGCACGTCATCCAGCGCGCCCTGCTGGTCGTACATCAGGGAGTTCAGGCTCGCCGTCCGGACGGCCAGGTACGGCGACCggggctgcagcagcagcaccaccaccagcacGGTCACCGCCGCCAGCAGCACCACGATGGCCAGCACCgtgaacaccaccgccgccgtccactCCAGCACGCCCGACCGGTGGCCCCGGAAGTCGTTGTACCGCTGCCGCCGGTGCGGGCGCCGCCCGGCGTCTTGCCGCCAGTGGCTGCCGCCGTAACCgtcgcgctgctgctgctgctggtcgCCGTAGCCCTCGAGCTGTTGATGCCGGTCGCCGTAGCCGTCGCGCTGCTGATGCCGGTCGCCGTAgacgccgcggccgccgtcTCGTTGGTGGTACTGCTCGGAATGTGGCCGGTGCTCGTCAGAGAGGCGATCCCGGCCGGTCGAcatggcggcagcggcggcgagctaCAACGGcaagcggcagcggcagcagcatgCCAGCATCAGGCGCGGGGAGAGGCGATCGAGCGCGGGGCCGGGGGGATTCAGCTCAGCGACGGCGTGCCGTGCCGTGCGGTGGCGGCCGCCTTATTATGTGCGCGGGGAGAGCGGCGGCGACGTGGCCGTTGCCCGGCGCGGGGGGAGTTCGTTCGCGCTGTGGCCGGCAAAGGTTTGGTATCTCCACCTCGCACGCTCGTTTCTACGACGCAGAAAGCATCCTCCCGATCGGAGGAAGCTTTGGGCGTCGGGTTAAAGAAATGGAGGCAAGGGAGCACGCCGCGCTCGGGCTACCTCGCTCGGAGCCACTGCCATGGCGGCCCTTCCCTCCCGGGGCAATCACTAGTTTAATTTTAGTAATCGAGCCATTGATGCTGCTCAGTCACTCATGGATGCTTTGGCAGGCTAAGCTTTCTGCAAATGCAGCTTTGCATTGCACTGATCGAGCTGGGGTGCTAATGAAATCGGCATGTCCACTGCCATCCTTGCAAAAGCACCGGATGCCTTTTGCTTTTCTGTTGCTCTGTTTGTTTAAACTTGGTGGTGCTGTGTGCCTTTTAGCAGTGCTTGCAAAATAGTGGTTTTCAAAAGGGCATCTGCTGGATCAACATTCATCTTTAATTTCTTATACAATAATTTCTGACCACGTTTTTTTTCTACTGAAAAATATCGGTAGCTATGTGCGTAGTAGAGGATCAACATTCAGATTTCCTATACAACCATCTAGGATGGAGCTGGAGTAGGACTCAGATGGATGATGGATACTCTGTCCATGGTTGGTCTTACATTAACAAGTGGGAATATTCTAGATCAATATTTACCTTTCTTGTAGAATATTTTTTTGAAGGTTCTAAAAGTTATACTAAAG
The Panicum hallii strain FIL2 chromosome 6, PHallii_v3.1, whole genome shotgun sequence genome window above contains:
- the LOC112896976 gene encoding uncharacterized protein LOC112896976 isoform X2 — translated: MAVVRSEEPELGLGVAAEVERGAVGPEEPELAGQPRPVVDADEPRDLPRRPGLPVHPERHHAVPERGFHGGAAGGVERRALRARHVGQRQGAPGRQPERVRAELGEDPAAERQPELQARERRGGARVGVAGLHEERELHVIQRALLVVHQGVQARRPDGQVRRPGLQQQHHHQHGHRRQQHHDGQHREHHRRRPLQHARPVAPEVVVPLPPVRAPPGVLPPVAAAVTVALLLLLVAVALELLMPVAVAVALLMPVAVDAAAAVSLVVLLGMWPVLVREAIPAGRHGGSGGELQRQAAAAAACQHQARGEAIERGAGGIQLSDGVPCRAVAAALLCARGERRRRGRCPARGEFVRAVAGKAMCVVEDQHSDFLYNHLGWSWSRTQMDDGYSVHAATAMSGAGF